CATCTACCATATAGGTCAGGGTGTGTTCTGGAATGATGATGGGGACAAAGGTTTTGAATTTACTCCAGGGCTCTGTCGTCTTGTATGTTTCTATAGACTTTGCGGGAGCATGCAAAGTTGCATGCTCAATGTATGAATCATAGAAAACATCCATTGTCTTTGCATAAGCACTGAGATATTCTGTATGACAAGTTGGTGGAGTCTTTGCCATGCAATAGATGTCCTCAAGAGCAGGGCAATTGGCAAAAGCGCCGGAATAGATGTCCTTCACGCCTTTCCCGATTTTTACCGTCTTAAGATTACTGCAATCGTAAAAAACGCATCTGTATATAGTATGAGTGTTATCAGGAATGTCTATAGAGGTCAGTCCTGTGCAACCCTCGAACGCACTCCAGTCGATTTTATTCAGATTACTTGGAAGCTTTACCTCTGTAAGGTTTGTACAATAAGCAAAGGCCATTTCTCCTATAAAATCCACACCATCTGGAATTATAATGCTTTTTAGATTATAACAACTGCTAAAGGTAGCCCATTCAATGCGTTTAAGATTATTAGACAACTGAACAGACTCCAGATTCTCACAAGAAGCGAAAGCATGGTTGGTTATCGTTGTTACGCTGTTAGGTATGACTATACTCTGTAAGCTATTACAGTAGCCGAAAGCCTCATGTCCTATCCCCACGATATTATTGCCTAAAATTACTGACGTAGCATTTTGGCATTTGTAGAAAGCGCGTTGCCCCAGAATGGTAGCTGCTTCTTGTGATGTGTTATCACCTACCTCTACAGTTTTAATATTAGTACAATATGCAAAACATTCGACTCCTATGCTGGTAACACTACTTGGAATCTTTACTGAAGTCAAACCGCTAAAATAATAAAAAGCATGACTGGTAATAGTTTTTACGCCATCAGGAATGACCAAGTCATGGATTTCCTCATCATTCAAAAACAGATGCGATGCCGTAGAAAGTGGATTAGTCTTAAAATACGATTCAAAATTGATGTTGCACCATGCTGCTAAATCTTTTATCTTAACAGATGTGGCTTTCCCGTTATAGAATGCCTCTTGACAAATTTTTGTTATACTACTTGGTATTTCAATAGAATTCAAGTTACAATTAGCAAAAGCATTTTTCCGTATAGTAGTAACACTATAAGTCACATCGTTATAAGTCACCGTTTCAGGGATAACAACATCTCCGGAACGATGGCTGTTTCCTGTCACTTCAGCTATGTTCCCTTTAGAAATCAGATTGTAGGAAATACCATCAATCTCTACTACCTCTGCACTCACTGATATCGTAAATAGTGCAAGTAAAATAAGCAAAAAATTTCTTTTCATGTTTCAATAAAAAATTTTAATTCAGTTTGTTTTATAATCCTCTCTCAGCCCAGTCGGAATAGCTGTTCTGTATCAGCCACATCCGTCTTGCGCATCTTTCCGTCAGCCGCCTGCAATTTCAACTGGTGACAATTTGTCACCGTTTCATTTCCTTCTTCCTTAAGCCTTTGTTTCAGTTTACGCCAATACGCTGTGGCATCCTTGCTTTCCGTAAGCACTTCACAAACGTCAACTATCGAAAAAAACCACTTCTCTTCTGCGTCGTCATACACGGCGCGTACCTTTTTCTCTTCAAAGAGCTTTATTTGATTGAACTTTGTCATAGCTTTTATTTTTACCCTCTAACTTGCAAATATACTATACCCCTCCTTCCGCCCAGTCGCCTCGGTCAAGATTCCTGTATCCAACTGCTTCGGTGATATGCTGGCTTTGTACTCTCTCTGAACCTTCCAAATCTCCGATGGTTCGGGCTACCATTATATTCTATTGTATGCGTGAGCGGAGAGTTTCAGACGCTCCATCGCCATGCTGCTGGGGATTTTCGGGCTCGCTTTTCGTTTTACATATGCAGTCATTTCACTCGTTTTTGTCTTTTTCTAAAATGTTTTTCTCCAAGTCTTCCAGCATCTTTAAGTCCTCAGCATCAGCTATCTGAGCATCAAGTTGCTTACGCTTAGCATTGAAAGTGTCATAAACGCTGCTAACTATATTCTCTGCTTCTGCATTTGATATAGCCCCTTTGCCTTGCAAGATGTCTTTCTCTTGGAAAGTAAGCAAATTGTCAACATTCTTCCTCCAATAGTCAAGAGTGAGGTCTCTACGCCCTTTCACCCGTTCCTCAGCACTGGTCAGGAAGATGTCAACGAGACGATCCAAGGATTCTATTTCATCTGTTAGAAGATAATTTTTTGCAATAATGACATCTCCTTTTCGAACAATACTGCCTTTCCATGTGGTTAATCCCATGTTGGGTTGGTTGGCATCCGCACGTGCAACAATTAATTCGGCTGCAGTCTGGTGAGTTACTGCATAGAGCAACTTGTTTTGCGTCTCAGCAAAGAACATCTGAGTGGCCTTGTCTGTCTTGTCGTAATCGCTACTGAGCTTGAACAGGTCACGCACCTTTTGATAGAATCGCTTCTCTGAAGCGCGAATATCACGAATGCGAGCTAGTAACTCATCAAAGTAGTCGGGACGGCCATCAGGGTTCTTCAGCCGTTCATCATCCATTGTGAATCCCTTCACAAGATATTCTGTCAGATGCTCCGTTGCCCACTGACGGAACTGAGTACCTCTCAATCCCCGAACACGATAACCTACAGCAATGATCATCTCCAAAGAGTAGAAAACAACGTTGTAGTTCTTACCGTCAGCGGCAGTAGTCAAATATTCTTTGACAACTGATTTTTCTGTTAACTCTTTCTCCTTCAGTATGTTAATTATATGATAACTAACAGTTTGCTTCGAGGTGGCAAAAAGTGCTGCCATCTGTTGTTGGTTCAGCCAAATCTTACCATCTTTGGCATATAGTGCCACCGATGCACGTCCATCAGCAGTGCGATAAATGATAATATTCTGTTGTTCGTCCATACGTTATTGCATGTTAACTGTTAATCTGCTGAACAATGAATTTCTTAATGACTATTTCACTATAATCTTCTTGCCATTTACAATGTTTATACCGCGTTCAAGATACGTCTGCTTCATGCCATTAAGATTATAGATAGTTCCCGTTTTATCATCGTATATCCTAACAGGATTGACTCCATCTACCTGATAATCCTTACTCGTTTTATGTTCGCCCGAAATTGTTCCAGTGCCACTCTGGTACCAAAACCAATAAAAGAATGTCTGCAACGGAACATTCTGTATTTCAATTCCCGATGACGTGAATGATGTCAAACCTTGGGACAGTATAATCAAGTTCCCGTCATATCTGCCAAAGTAATCTGCATAGGGATTGGAGTTTTTAAATGTTGGGTCAACAGGAATCCAACCATAATCTTCATGGTAAAAGTCTGGCCATACGTGATAGCCTCCGTCTGCCCATACTCCAATATTGTGCCGGGCAGGGATTCCTTTGTGTCTCATGAGATTGACAAACAGAGTGGTGAAATCCCCACATTCACCGCCTCCTGCACTGATAATCTGTGCAAGTGTACGCCAACTACCGTTGATATAGCTGTAATGCGAGGCAACATATTCATAACAACGTTTTGCATAATCAAGCTTATTAGCAGATTGTGCCCATAACTGGTCGCCAATATTTTTTATAGTAGTGTTGCTCAAATCGATATATGTGCCATCGCTACCGAGGTATTCATTCGGGTCAATGCCTGTAACTTCATTCTTATTTCCTGGTTTGTTGAAATCAATTTGAATAGGCCTACTTTTATACTTAAAGGATTCAGCTACATCGAACGAGTTGTTACTGAATGAGCCATCATAAAAAAGAACCTTATTCGCTACGTTGACGTCAATGAAGTTCCCACAATTAGAACTTAGCTCGTTTATTTCCTGATATTCGTTCGTAACAGGGGCAGGCATTAGAGAAACCAATCTCACTCCGATTATACTTCCAGTTTTAGTGTATGTCACCTTATTGGTGAAAGCAATTTCACCTTGGGCATTAACAAAGAAAGGTGTGAATAGGCTAAATAAGCCACACAGAATCATGTTGTAAAACGCTCTTTTATTCATAAGATAAAGTATTAAAAGGTGTTATTATAAAAAGTAATAATATCCCCAATGATCATATCCCTCTTTCTGCCCAGTCGCCTCGGTCAAGGTTACGATACCCGATGGCTTCGGCAATGTGCATGGACTGTACTTTCTCGGAGCCGGCAAGGTCGGCAATGGTGCGGGCCACTTTGAGGATGCGGCTGTAGGCACGGGCAGAGAGTTTCAGACGCTCCATGGCCATGCGGAGCATATCGAGCGACTGGGCGTCGGGCTCGGCAAACTCATGGAGCATGCGCTCGGTCATCTGGGCATTACAGTGAGGACGGACTCTCCCCCCGCCCTCCCCGAGAGGGAGGGAGCTAAAGCGCTCGGTCTGTATTTGTCGGGCCTTTATCACGCGTTCACGAATGACGGCAGACGGCTCGCCCGGCTGCATCTGTGAGAGTTGGGCAAAGGGCACGGCCTGGATTTCGCAATGGATATCGATACGGTCGAGCAATGGACCTGAAATCTTGTTCATATAGCGCTGAATCTGTCCGGGAGTACAGGCGCAGCGATGGGTCGGATCACCATAATAGCCACAGGGACAGGGATTCATGGATGCAACAAACATAAAGGAACAAGGGTAATCGACGGTGCTCTTGGCACGACTAACGGTAATCTTTCTGTCTTCCAGCGGCTGACGAAGTACTTCGAGTACAGAGCGGTTGAACTCGGGCAACTCGTCGCAGAAGAGTACGCCATTATGGGCCAGTGATATTTCGCCGGGCTGCGGATTGGTGCCACCGCCTACAAGAGCCACTTGAGAAATGCTATGATGGGGCGAACGGAAAGGACGCTGGGAAATGAGTGAAGTATCTTTGTTCAGTTTGCCTGCAACAGAATGTATCTGGGTGGTTTCAAGACTCTCGGAAAGGGTGAGAGGAGGGAGAATACTGGGCAAGCGCTTGGCCATCATAGACTTTCCCGATCCCGGAGGACCAACCATAATCAGATTGTGGCCACCGGCAGCGGCAACTTCCAAAGCGCGTTTCACACTCTCCTGACCACGCACATCGGCATAGTCAAGCTCAAAATTATACTGATGGTCATAGAATTCCTTACGGGTATCTACACGCATCGGTTCGTAATCCTCAGCCCCATTGAAGAAGCGTATCACATCCATCAGCGTGTCCATGCCATAGACATCAATATTGTTGACAACGGCAGCCTCGTGAACATTCTCACGCGGAACGATCAGTCCGCGAAACTTCTCGGCACGAGCCCTGATGGCGATAGGCAACACACCCCGAACAGGACGAAGCGTGCCGTCGAGTCCTATCTCGCCTACCATCATATATTCACACAGGCGATCACTGACCACCT
The sequence above is a segment of the Prevotella sp. E9-3 genome. Coding sequences within it:
- a CDS encoding leucine-rich repeat domain-containing protein, yielding MKRNFLLILLALFTISVSAEVVEIDGISYNLISKGNIAEVTGNSHRSGDVVIPETVTYNDVTYSVTTIRKNAFANCNLNSIEIPSSITKICQEAFYNGKATSVKIKDLAAWCNINFESYFKTNPLSTASHLFLNDEEIHDLVIPDGVKTITSHAFYYFSGLTSVKIPSSVTSIGVECFAYCTNIKTVEVGDNTSQEAATILGQRAFYKCQNATSVILGNNIVGIGHEAFGYCNSLQSIVIPNSVTTITNHAFASCENLESVQLSNNLKRIEWATFSSCYNLKSIIIPDGVDFIGEMAFAYCTNLTEVKLPSNLNKIDWSAFEGCTGLTSIDIPDNTHTIYRCVFYDCSNLKTVKIGKGVKDIYSGAFANCPALEDIYCMAKTPPTCHTEYLSAYAKTMDVFYDSYIEHATLHAPAKSIETYKTTEPWSKFKTFVPIIIPEHTLTYMVDGEVYKTYSIEEDEEIIAEPEPVREGFVFSGWSEIPEIMPAHDVTVTGTFVAVPKCATPTIKYENGQLSFTCETEGAEFISVITDTDVTQHNSATISLSATYNISVYAQVPNHAPSDIARATLCWIDTEPTKEGMIDGITNVSAKAVLIQSNGNVLTIQGADLGTSISVFDITGKKVGGAVVDSKTTNVKTSLARGQVGIVNICDKSVKVIIK
- a CDS encoding transglutaminase family protein; protein product: MPAPVTNEYQEINELSSNCGNFIDVNVANKVLFYDGSFSNNSFDVAESFKYKSRPIQIDFNKPGNKNEVTGIDPNEYLGSDGTYIDLSNTTIKNIGDQLWAQSANKLDYAKRCYEYVASHYSYINGSWRTLAQIISAGGGECGDFTTLFVNLMRHKGIPARHNIGVWADGGYHVWPDFYHEDYGWIPVDPTFKNSNPYADYFGRYDGNLIILSQGLTSFTSSGIEIQNVPLQTFFYWFWYQSGTGTISGEHKTSKDYQVDGVNPVRIYDDKTGTIYNLNGMKQTYLERGINIVNGKKIIVK
- a CDS encoding YifB family Mg chelatase-like AAA ATPase, coding for MLVKTFCAAVMGLEAVTVTIEISMTKGVLFHLSGMADTAVRESYDRIKAAIENNGFRMPVAELTINLSPADFKKEGSGYDLPLAIGVLAADNKVVSDRLCEYMMVGEIGLDGTLRPVRGVLPIAIRARAEKFRGLIVPRENVHEAAVVNNIDVYGMDTLMDVIRFFNGAEDYEPMRVDTRKEFYDHQYNFELDYADVRGQESVKRALEVAAAGGHNLIMVGPPGSGKSMMAKRLPSILPPLTLSESLETTQIHSVAGKLNKDTSLISQRPFRSPHHSISQVALVGGGTNPQPGEISLAHNGVLFCDELPEFNRSVLEVLRQPLEDRKITVSRAKSTVDYPCSFMFVASMNPCPCGYYGDPTHRCACTPGQIQRYMNKISGPLLDRIDIHCEIQAVPFAQLSQMQPGEPSAVIRERVIKARQIQTERFSSLPLGEGGGRVRPHCNAQMTERMLHEFAEPDAQSLDMLRMAMERLKLSARAYSRILKVARTIADLAGSEKVQSMHIAEAIGYRNLDRGDWAERGI
- a CDS encoding virulence RhuM family protein, which produces MDEQQNIIIYRTADGRASVALYAKDGKIWLNQQQMAALFATSKQTVSYHIINILKEKELTEKSVVKEYLTTAADGKNYNVVFYSLEMIIAVGYRVRGLRGTQFRQWATEHLTEYLVKGFTMDDERLKNPDGRPDYFDELLARIRDIRASEKRFYQKVRDLFKLSSDYDKTDKATQMFFAETQNKLLYAVTHQTAAELIVARADANQPNMGLTTWKGSIVRKGDVIIAKNYLLTDEIESLDRLVDIFLTSAEERVKGRRDLTLDYWRKNVDNLLTFQEKDILQGKGAISNAEAENIVSSVYDTFNAKRKQLDAQIADAEDLKMLEDLEKNILEKDKNE